The sequence agacttgggcaaataatgatcatttgtccagaggagatgttttggagctatactttttcagtgcagcaccagaaccagcaggaaaaggctcacacgaagcctttcatttcatcaagatAAGGAGGTcagacatgaattctcaaaaatttataaaggagcctcctacaaatgaaacccccttagtctcttcattcaatgaagatgacatatctaccaggagagcatggggtatctgggtctgtctcacggagatggacaaagtcaagtttccatttaagttttaccaaaactctttaaatggatcattccttTTAAACACCATGACAGGAAAAAccacaagttttgcagaagatttattcgagaagaaaagaaatcttttgtggaatagcaagctgccggcaagtaaagagactcgccgaaagttctgtaacatggcacacataggaagatggtcagaaaacatctgtcctgaatgccagaatcggaattcggtaaaggtttcaaaccgagatctgatcgaaacattttaccgaagcaaggacaagtggggaaggaccacattcacattttcctcgaggacACAAAAAGccgaagattcctcgacaaaattaaaatggAGATGTGACTAAACCCACTAACAAAAAGAGgaccaccatgtgagtggagaaaacaggaccaccaataatcggtgaAAAATGATATAAGAACCACTAATAATGAGTGGTAAAAGACGAAAGAACATTGGATACTTTATTCAAAAAAGGAATCCAATAAAGAGAACAAGAAAACTGGTCCCGAAATTTTTATCTATAAAAAGGGATAGATAGAACCAGTTAAACACACCAGAAGTAAAACTTGAAGATGTATCGTGTATAtctgaaagttttaaaaagaagaatCAAGTATAAGAGGAGTGAGGCTGCAGCTCTCAGAAAAATTATAAAGATgtataaagaaaaagaatacgAGATTTCAGCTGATATCGTCCAAGCACATCTCGACTGGTACCTAGGAGAGATAAAAGACGACGAAAAGTTAATgtctagattaataatctagaaaataacatttcaagaaaagtaggaccactcaaccactcaagggtccatatgcaagctgtaaaggcttatcaagatttgaagtccgaatttcaaatccgaaggagccttctataaataaggaagaaagaagatcatcgaacattttcctcatttctttcaaaaNNNNNNNNNNNNNNNNNNNNNNNNNNNNNNNNNNNNNNNNNNNNNNNNNNNNNNNNNNNNNNNNNNNNNNNNNNNNNNNNNNNNNNNNNNNNNNNNNNNNNNNNNNNNNNNNNNNNNNNNNNNNNNNNNNNNNNNNNNNNNNNNNNNNNNNNNNNNNNNNNNNNNNNNNNNNNNNNNNNNNNNNNNNNNNNNNNNNNNNNNNNNNNNNNNNNNNNNNNNNNNNNNNNNNNNNNNNNNNNNNNNNNNNNNNNNNNNNNNNNNNNNNNNNNNNNNNNNtttttttttttttttttttaattttaaatttggtcttttaatttaaattaaaagtccaatTTAACAAtgaaagataaattttttttatagagctTAAACCAATGTTCAATAAATTATAAGATTTGTTGGCTTGTCTTAATGCGCCTAACTTCATATTCGTTTACGATCTATAATGAGAGAACTTCACGAGAATGATTTTTCAGCCAAATAAGAGGATGATCACAATGACGATATTcagttaatttaaaaaattattttacatcctacaataaaaattaatttaagatattaatatataatgttactatttataaaaattaattttgaaaaaacctTATGGGTGTTAGGTAGTCGTTCGCTtacctttttttaaaacaaaggTTACAGATACTAAGTCTGAACTGTTGTTCGATTACCATTTCAAGATTTGAAAGCAAATCTGGACTTTAGCATTAGGGCAGAGTTGCGATTACTCGATCTCATATTTTTTTACGTTGGTGAGTTTATATTGAGTTACATTTTGTGAAAATGTATTTCGTACAGAcctcaatttattttattatttcgaTTTTACTTATTGTATTTTCTCACGACATCATTGATAAGATTCTGTTCGGCTTTCTGTTTTATACGATATTGAATGACAAAAACATGTCTAACTTTGATCATGTTCAATACAGATAACTGGTTCAAAGCTCTACGCAACAATTGATTTAGAAAAGGCTCGAGTTGGAAGAACAAGATTGCTCCACCATCAGCTCTCACATCCTGAATGGAACGAGTCTTTCCACATATACTGCGCTCACTCGGCCTCCAAAGTAGTGTTCACCATCAAACTCGACGACACCATTGGAGCAGAGGATATCGCAACAGCCTCCGTACCGGCATCCGATTTGATCCAAGGTGAAGTAATCGACAAATGGCTCGAAATCCATTACACTCACCACAAACTGATGCATGAGAAATCGAAGATCCATGTTAAGCTACAGTTCTACGACGTTACCCGGGAACGTTGTTGGGCTCGAGGCATCAAAAGTCCTAACTTTCCTGGCGTTCCTTTCACGTTCTTTCCGCAGAGGAGGGGATGCAAAGTTACACTTTATCAAGATGCTCATGTTCCTGATGATTTCATACCCAAGATTCCTCTAGCCGGTGGGAAATTCTACGAGCCAAACCGGTGCTGGGAAGACATTTTTGAAGCCATTTGGAACGCGAAACATTTGATCTATATAACAGGTTGGTCTGTTTTTACGAAGATCATGTTGATACGTGATAACAGGAGGCCTAAACCAGGGGGTGACATGATTCTCGGTGATCTTCTGAAGAAAAAAGCTAGCGAAGGTGTGAGAGTACTAATGCTCGTATGGGACGATAGGACTTCGGTTGCTGGGCTTAAAGATGATGGACTGATGGCGACTCATGATGAAGATACGGGGAAATTTTTTCGAAATAGTGACGTTCATTGCGTGTTATGCCCTCGTAATCCTGACGATGGGCGTAGCTTAGTCCAGAACGTAGAAATTGGCACGATGTTTACTCATCATCAAAAGATCGTGGTTGCGGATTGCGCCATGCCTAATGGAGGTACAGATAGGAGGAGGATTGTTAGTTTTATAGGTGGGATCGATCTATGCGATGGCAGATACGACACTCAGTTTCATTCCCTTTTTCGGACTTTGGACACCGTACATCACGACGATTTTCATCAGGCAAATTATAAGGGTGCAACCATTCAAAAAGGTGGTCCAAGGGAACCGTGGCACGATATTCATTGCCGATTGGAAGGGCCTGCAGCTTGGGATGTTCTCCACAATTTCGAGCAACGATGGAGGAAACAAGGCATAACTGATGTACTATTAGAACTTCAAGAACTCGATGACATCATAATACCCCCGTCTTCCGTTATGTTTCCTGATGATCACGAAACTTGGAACGTCCAAGTTTTTCGGTCCATAGACGGTGGAGCGGCTTTTGGGTTCCCTGATTCACCCGAAGAAGCAGTTAAATCCGGGCTAGTGAGTGGAAAAGATAATATCATCGAACGAAGCATTCAAGATGCATATATCCATGCCATACGCCGTGCAAATAATTTCATTTACATTGAGAATCAGTACTTTCTTGGAAGCTCATTTTCTTGGAACTCGGCCGACATCAAGGTCGAAAACATCGGTGCTTTGCATGTCATTCCGAAGGAACTGTCACTAAAGATAGCGGATAAGATCGCATCCAGGCAGAGATTTACAGTTTACGTTGTGATTCCGATGTGGCCAGAAGGGTATCCAGAATCTGCGTCAGTCCAAGCTATATTAGATTGGCAAAAGAGGACTATGGAAATGATGTACACTGATATAGTTCAAGCCCTCAAATCCAAAGGGATTGAGGCAAATCCTAAGGACTACTTAGCATTCTTCTGTTTAGGTAACAGAGAAACAAAGAAAAGTGGAGAATATGAGCCTTTAGAAAAGCCAGATCATGATACNNNNNNNNNNNNNNNNNNNNNNNNNNNNNNNNNNNNNNNNNNNNNNNNNNNNNNNNNNNNNNNNNNNNNNNNNNNNNNNNNNNNNNNNNNNNNNNNNNNNNNNNNNNNNNNNNNNNNNNNNNNNNNNNNNNNNNNNNNNNNNNNNNNNNNNNNNNNNNNNNNNNNNNNNNNNNNNNNNNNNNNNNNNNNNNNNNNNNNNNNNNNNNNNNNNNNNNNNNNNNNNNNNNNNNNNNNNNNNNNNNNNNNNNNNNNNNNNNNNNNNNNNNNNNNNNNNNNNNNNNNNNNNNNNNNNNNNNNNNNNNNNNNNNNNNNNNGGTGTTAGGTAGTCGTTCGCTtacctttttttaaaacaaaggTTACAGATACTAAGTCTGAACTGTTGTTCGATTACCATTTCAAGATTTGAAAGCAAATCTGGACTTTAGCATTAGGGCAGAGTTGCGATTACTCGATCTCATATTTTTTTACGTTGGTGAGTTTATATTGAGTTACATTTTGTGAAAATGTATTTCGTACAGAcctcaatttattttattatttcgaTTTTACTTATTGTATTTTCTCACGACATCATTGATAAGATTCTGTTCGGCTTTCTGTTTTATACGATATTGAATGACAAAAACATGTCTAACTTTGATCATGTTCAATACAGATAACTGGTTCAAAGCTCTACGCAACAATTGATTTAGAAAAGGCTCGAGTTGGAAGAACAAGATTGCTCCACCATCAGCTCTCACATCCTGAATGGAACGAGTCTTTCCACATATACTGCGCTCACTCGGCCTCCAAAGTAGTGTTCACCATCAAACTCGACGACACCATTGGAGCAGAGGATATCGCAACAGCCTCCGTACCGGCATCCGATTTGATCCAAGGTGAAGTAATCGACAAATGGCTCGAAATCCATTACACTCACCACAAACTGATGCATGAGAAATCGAAGATCCATGTTAAGCTACAGTTCTACGACGTTACCCGGGAACGTTGTTGGGCTCGAGGCATCAAAAGTCCTAACTTTCCTGGCGTTCCTTTCACGTTCTTTCCGCAGAGGAGGGGATGCAAAGTTACACTTTATCAAGATGCTCATGTTCCTGATGATTTCATACCCAAGATTCCTCTAGCCGGTGGGAAATTCTACGAGCCAAACCGGTGCTGGGAAGACATTTTTGAAGCCATTTGGAACGCGAAACATTTGATCTATATAACAGGTTGGTCTGTTTTTACGAAGATCATGTTGATACGTGATAACAGGAGGCCTAAACCAGGGGGTGACATGATTCTCGGTGATCTTCTGAAGAAAAAAGCTAGCGAAGGTGTGAGAGTACTAATGCTCGTATGGGACGATAGGACTTCGGTTGCTGGGCTTAAAGATGATGGACTGATGGCGACTCATGATGAAGATACGGGGAAATTTTTTCGAAATAGTGACGTTCATTGCGTGTTATGCCCTCGTAATCCTGACGATGGGCGTAGCTTAGTCCAGAACGTAGAAATTGGCACGATGTTTACTCATCATCAAAAGATCGTGGTTGCGGATTGCGCCATGCCTAATG comes from Primulina huaijiensis isolate GDHJ02 chromosome 2, ASM1229523v2, whole genome shotgun sequence and encodes:
- the LOC140958234 gene encoding phospholipase D alpha 1-like; translation: ILLHGDLHATVYGIDKLHIGFIAELFHKITGSKLYATIDLEKARVGRTRLLHHQLSHPEWNESFHIYCAHSASKVVFTIKLDDTIGAEDIATASVPASDLIQGEVIDKWLEIHYTHHKLMHEKSKIHVKLQFYDVTRERCWARGIKSPNFPGVPFTFFPQRRGCKVTLYQDAHVPDDFIPKIPLAGGKFYEPNRCWEDIFEAIWNAKHLIYITGWSVFTKIMLIRDNRRPKPGGDMILGDLLKKKASEGVRVLMLVWDDRTSVAGLKDDGLMATHDEDTGKFFRNSDVHCVLCPRNPDDGRSLVQNVEIGTMFTHHQKIVVADCAMPNGGTDRRRIVSFIGGIDLCDGRYDTQFHSLFRTLDTVHHDDFHQANYKGATIQKGGPREPWHDIHCRLEGPAAWDVLHNFEQRWRKQGITDVLLELQELDDIIIPPSSVMFPDDHETWNVQVFRSIDGGAAFGFPDSPEEAVKSGLVSGKDNIIERSIQDAYIHAIRRANNFIYIENQYFLGSSFSWNSADIKVENIGALHVIPKELSLKIADKIASRQRFTVYVVIPMWPEGYPESASVQAILDWQKRTMEMMYTDIVQALKSKGIEANPKDYLAFFCLGNRETKKSGEYEPLEKPDHD